One region of Brachybacterium saurashtrense genomic DNA includes:
- a CDS encoding helix-turn-helix domain-containing protein — MTKERSDSSLNTSLGEQLRAIRLARGLTQEQLAEELEVSPRYLAGVERAERNMSLATVESLAEQLGLTPRIVLDSGADSAG; from the coding sequence GTGACGAAAGAACGATCCGACTCATCTCTGAACACATCGCTCGGCGAGCAGCTGCGCGCCATTCGACTCGCCCGAGGACTCACCCAGGAGCAGCTCGCCGAGGAGCTGGAGGTCTCCCCGAGGTACCTCGCCGGCGTCGAGCGCGCCGAGCGTAATATGTCGCTGGCGACCGTGGAGTCCCTGGCAGAGCAGCTCGGACTGACACCGCGGATCGTCCTCGACAGCGGGGCCGACTCGGCCGGTTGA
- a CDS encoding adenylate/guanylate cyclase domain-containing protein: MDGNFKAYSYTNSSDRIADILNQPAGVFEEVDNLPDRDRLTYSNGFYGMCSAVFIDIRDSSGLTSKYKRPTLAKIYRAFISEMVAVLNSDANVREVSIVGDCVWAVYNTPRKPNIDAVFGVASKANTVLELLNHRYAKKGIDPLAIGIGIDYGRVLMIKAGFSGSGINDVIYMGDVVNRAAHLAHEAGRGSNDPFFVGGVFQQNLNDHNQGLLSSRYITDLGTVYTGNVVNTEMYDWLKTLK, encoded by the coding sequence ATGGACGGCAACTTCAAGGCGTACAGCTACACGAACAGCTCCGACCGTATCGCGGACATTCTGAACCAGCCCGCGGGAGTCTTCGAGGAGGTCGACAATCTTCCGGATCGGGATCGACTGACGTACTCCAACGGCTTCTACGGCATGTGCTCAGCGGTCTTCATCGATATCCGCGACTCGTCGGGGCTCACGAGCAAATACAAGCGCCCCACGCTGGCGAAGATCTATCGGGCATTCATCTCCGAAATGGTGGCGGTGCTCAACTCCGACGCCAACGTCCGGGAGGTCAGCATCGTCGGCGACTGCGTGTGGGCGGTCTACAACACTCCGAGGAAGCCGAACATCGATGCCGTCTTCGGAGTCGCGTCCAAGGCGAACACAGTCCTGGAGCTACTCAACCACCGCTACGCGAAGAAGGGCATCGACCCGCTCGCGATCGGCATCGGCATCGACTACGGGCGCGTGCTCATGATCAAGGCCGGGTTCAGTGGCAGCGGGATCAACGACGTCATCTACATGGGGGACGTCGTCAACCGCGCAGCTCATCTCGCGCACGAGGCCGGGAGGGGATCGAATGACCCGTTCTTTGTCGGAGGGGTGTTCCAACAGAACCTCAACGACCACAACCAAGGCCTCCTCTCCTCGCGCTACATCACGGACCTCGGCACCGTTTACACCGGCAACGTGGTGAACACCGAGATGTACGATTGGCTCAAGACGCTTAAGTGA
- a CDS encoding helix-turn-helix domain-containing protein, producing MGETEEVGLGDVIREARKKQGWSQAELGERAGLSRPTIARIEANNDVTTATIAKIAQVLGLRLELKGGD from the coding sequence ATGGGCGAGACGGAGGAGGTCGGCCTCGGTGACGTCATCCGCGAGGCCCGGAAGAAGCAGGGATGGTCGCAGGCGGAGCTCGGGGAGAGAGCCGGCCTATCACGCCCGACCATCGCGAGGATCGAGGCCAACAACGACGTCACTACCGCCACCATCGCCAAGATCGCGCAGGTGCTGGGCCTGAGGCTCGAGCTGAAGGGCGGCGACTGA
- a CDS encoding metallophosphoesterase yields MTIERTYALSDIHGHIDPFRAALQLVDLDRDPAAELVLLGDYVDRGPASREVLETVRDLQQRFPERVTALLGNHDDWFLDWLGADDEDSSWLLGDADLGTVKSFLDPLELAHALGHDDPSSDASALDGPTMNHNIKNAIPTKHSELVGWLRRLPRVHETDEQIFVHAGVDEDAGEMWRAATPDYVFTEKFPATTGPFLKTIIAGHVQTRSLHPDGSNGVFHDGESHYYLDGAVEEVGKLNVLRYDHATGVYEDIPVG; encoded by the coding sequence ATGACCATCGAACGCACCTACGCCCTGTCTGACATCCATGGCCACATCGACCCCTTCCGCGCGGCCCTTCAGCTCGTTGACCTGGACCGCGACCCCGCTGCCGAGCTGGTCCTCCTCGGCGACTACGTCGACCGCGGCCCAGCCAGCCGAGAGGTGCTCGAGACGGTCAGGGACCTGCAGCAGCGGTTCCCGGAACGAGTGACCGCGCTGCTCGGGAACCACGACGACTGGTTTCTCGACTGGCTGGGTGCCGACGACGAGGACTCCTCCTGGCTGTTGGGCGATGCTGACCTCGGCACCGTGAAATCGTTCCTCGACCCTCTTGAGCTCGCTCATGCGCTCGGGCACGACGATCCCAGCAGCGACGCGTCCGCCCTCGACGGGCCGACGATGAACCACAACATCAAGAACGCAATCCCGACGAAGCACTCAGAGCTCGTCGGTTGGCTGCGCAGGCTGCCGCGCGTCCACGAGACTGACGAGCAGATCTTCGTGCACGCCGGCGTCGACGAGGATGCGGGGGAGATGTGGCGCGCCGCGACGCCCGACTACGTGTTCACCGAGAAGTTCCCCGCGACGACTGGACCGTTCTTGAAGACGATCATCGCGGGGCACGTGCAGACGCGATCGCTCCATCCGGACGGCTCGAACGGCGTCTTCCACGACGGCGAGAGCCACTACTACCTCGACGGTGCGGTCGAAGAGGTCGGCAAACTCAACGTCCTGAGGTACGACCACGCGACAGGGGTCTACGAGGACATCCCGGTCGGCTGA
- a CDS encoding histone-like nucleoid-structuring protein Lsr2, translating into MATKTVLVSDLSGEPDAETVTIGWKSAWYETELTASERAELDEMLAPYIAAGRKAQSKPSNRFVPDTTVEEREEIRAWARENGYELADYGKIPNSIYRAYQAARA; encoded by the coding sequence ATGGCGACGAAGACGGTTCTGGTCTCCGACCTGAGCGGCGAGCCCGATGCGGAGACGGTGACGATCGGCTGGAAGTCCGCCTGGTACGAGACGGAGCTGACGGCCTCGGAGCGCGCCGAGCTCGACGAGATGCTCGCCCCGTACATCGCGGCCGGCCGTAAGGCGCAATCGAAGCCGTCGAACCGCTTCGTGCCCGACACGACGGTCGAAGAGCGCGAGGAGATCCGCGCCTGGGCGCGGGAGAACGGCTACGAGCTCGCCGACTACGGCAAGATCCCGAACTCGATCTACCGGGCATATCAGGCCGCGCGCGCATGA
- a CDS encoding VRR-NUC domain-containing protein translates to MLEREVESHLLARCRQIGFLCMKFTSPGRSGVPDRVVVTPMGTVFVETKRPGGKLSLLQEVVTEKMRRAGAEVHVVDELVEHLATR, encoded by the coding sequence GTGCTTGAGCGCGAGGTCGAATCCCATTTGCTGGCCAGGTGCCGGCAGATCGGATTCCTCTGCATGAAGTTCACCAGCCCCGGGCGGTCCGGTGTCCCCGACCGCGTCGTCGTCACGCCGATGGGCACCGTGTTCGTGGAGACGAAGCGGCCCGGCGGGAAGCTAAGCCTGCTGCAGGAAGTGGTCACCGAGAAGATGCGCAGAGCCGGTGCCGAGGTCCACGTCGTCGACGAGCTGGTCGAGCACCTTGCCACGAGGTAG
- a CDS encoding type I restriction endonuclease subunit R, with protein MSHAQLMEREFEENLCAELAERGWLYEGDGKPTGWDVGLAMMPADALHWLATQYPDEYEKAVPEDLVGEQKAGAERKLLDHIIKELAKATRMDPTTGHPVGGLLGVLRKGFSYAQMGRPTAKFGPMMAFPPANPNLTEVVEAADAVRLRVLRQVRFDTKTNESIDVVLLANGLPIVTLELKTDNTQTVNHAIRQYKEDRKPGRSRPLLAPGRALVHFAVSNDLVYMTTKLQGGDTAFLPFNQGNDGHEGNPPSATGSSTSYLWREILARPTFMRILKDFALFEPGKSGKKDDGRLVFPRFHQLRAVERVVADVEANGPGKRYLIWHSAGSGKTKTIAWLSHRLIRHMSADSKSTFDSVIVVTDRTVLDENIRDDMNLVQSSKGLVVAVGEKSGAKSPQLKKALIEGDHIITCTLQTFPEVMELIEDAEELRGRRWAVVADEAHSSQSGSAAKQLKELLVDVEVAPDEEISADDLMAAKDSAIAASANITFVALTATPKAKTLRLFGTQRDNRWEAFDTYTMAQAIEEGFILDVLTNYSTYDMFLRVKNTLEEEESESEIQVNTGEAVSSIVRYARLHPTAIAQKVRVVVEHFRRNVQPLLDGQARAMVVTSSRMEALSWSRKMDAYIAEKGYDLHTLAAFSGSLTDDDGESVTEVSVNGVGDVGRAFREQGVYRVLIVANKFQTGFDEPRLMAMYVDKKLSGVATVQTLSRLNRIYPGKTAPIVVDFRNTPASVQDDFKLYYSDAHVAGDVDPNALITVGERLDTAGLYTHEEMEAVADAFLSVLGGEVIAKALSPIKNRWNGQWRRAVLSKDKKRKEELEAFRADVLGYRNAWQFLSQIVDYQDPELHRRAILATLLGRNLHADGDDRDDSFLEGVQLSGVKLVPSAIEEDHSLSEGSSEAIRLPVFDGEHGGSAAPKRGPLDEAIDKVNEMFRAKGVDVSPESVSGFITTFWGFLDDNEEAVAMAKNNTVAQLKASEGFSGAVGLAVLKTVNESKEIQSYMTDPGFIDQIADIAADALHAQHRSDADAGTDMEGA; from the coding sequence ATGAGCCACGCGCAGTTGATGGAACGAGAGTTCGAGGAGAACCTCTGCGCAGAGCTCGCCGAGCGCGGCTGGCTGTACGAGGGCGACGGCAAGCCGACCGGCTGGGACGTCGGGCTTGCGATGATGCCTGCCGACGCGCTGCACTGGCTGGCCACGCAGTACCCGGACGAGTACGAGAAAGCCGTCCCCGAGGACCTCGTCGGCGAGCAGAAGGCCGGTGCCGAGAGGAAGCTCCTCGACCACATCATTAAGGAGCTCGCCAAGGCGACGCGGATGGACCCGACGACCGGGCACCCCGTCGGAGGTCTCCTCGGCGTGCTGCGCAAGGGCTTCTCCTACGCCCAGATGGGCCGTCCGACGGCGAAGTTCGGCCCGATGATGGCCTTCCCGCCGGCGAACCCGAACCTGACCGAGGTCGTCGAGGCGGCCGACGCCGTGAGGCTGCGGGTCCTGCGCCAGGTGCGCTTCGACACGAAGACCAACGAGAGCATCGACGTGGTGCTCCTGGCCAACGGCCTGCCGATCGTGACGCTCGAGCTCAAGACGGACAACACGCAGACCGTCAACCACGCGATCCGCCAGTACAAGGAGGACCGCAAGCCGGGCAGGAGCAGGCCCCTCCTTGCCCCGGGCCGGGCGCTCGTCCACTTCGCGGTATCCAACGACCTCGTCTACATGACGACCAAGCTGCAGGGCGGGGACACGGCGTTCCTGCCCTTCAACCAGGGGAACGACGGACACGAGGGCAACCCGCCGTCTGCGACCGGCTCGTCGACGAGCTACCTCTGGCGCGAGATCCTCGCGCGACCGACCTTCATGCGTATTCTCAAGGACTTCGCCCTCTTCGAGCCCGGCAAATCCGGGAAGAAGGATGACGGTCGGCTCGTCTTCCCGCGCTTCCACCAGTTGCGGGCCGTCGAGCGCGTTGTCGCCGACGTTGAGGCGAACGGCCCCGGTAAGCGCTATTTGATCTGGCACTCGGCGGGCTCGGGCAAGACGAAGACCATCGCTTGGCTCAGCCACCGCCTTATCCGCCATATGAGCGCCGACTCGAAGTCGACGTTCGACTCGGTCATCGTCGTCACCGACCGCACGGTTCTTGACGAGAACATCCGCGACGACATGAACCTTGTGCAGTCGAGCAAGGGCCTCGTCGTGGCTGTGGGCGAGAAGTCCGGCGCGAAGTCCCCGCAGCTGAAGAAGGCACTCATCGAGGGTGACCACATCATCACCTGCACGCTGCAGACCTTCCCCGAGGTCATGGAGCTCATCGAGGACGCCGAGGAGCTGCGCGGCCGGCGCTGGGCCGTCGTTGCTGACGAGGCCCACTCCTCGCAGTCGGGGTCCGCTGCCAAGCAGCTCAAGGAGCTGCTAGTCGACGTCGAGGTTGCCCCTGACGAGGAGATCAGCGCGGACGACCTCATGGCGGCCAAAGACTCTGCCATCGCGGCATCGGCCAACATCACCTTCGTCGCCCTCACCGCGACCCCGAAGGCGAAGACCTTGCGACTGTTCGGTACTCAGCGCGACAACCGCTGGGAAGCCTTCGACACCTACACGATGGCGCAGGCGATCGAGGAGGGCTTCATTCTCGACGTCCTCACCAACTACTCGACCTACGACATGTTCCTCCGGGTGAAGAACACGCTGGAGGAAGAGGAATCGGAGAGCGAGATCCAGGTCAACACCGGCGAGGCGGTCTCGAGCATCGTCCGGTACGCCCGGCTCCACCCGACCGCGATCGCGCAGAAGGTGCGGGTCGTCGTCGAGCACTTCCGGAGAAATGTGCAGCCGCTCCTCGATGGGCAGGCCCGGGCCATGGTCGTGACGAGCTCGCGGATGGAAGCGCTGAGCTGGTCGCGGAAGATGGATGCGTACATCGCCGAGAAGGGCTATGACCTGCACACACTCGCAGCGTTCTCGGGCTCGCTCACGGACGATGACGGGGAGAGCGTCACCGAGGTGTCGGTAAATGGCGTGGGCGATGTGGGCAGGGCTTTCCGGGAGCAGGGCGTCTACCGCGTCCTCATCGTCGCGAACAAGTTCCAGACGGGCTTCGACGAGCCGCGCCTGATGGCGATGTACGTCGACAAGAAGCTCTCCGGCGTCGCCACTGTGCAGACGCTGTCCCGTCTGAACCGCATCTACCCGGGCAAGACCGCGCCGATCGTTGTCGACTTCCGCAACACGCCGGCCAGTGTTCAGGACGATTTCAAGCTCTACTATTCGGACGCCCACGTCGCCGGAGACGTCGACCCGAACGCGCTGATCACGGTGGGCGAACGTTTGGACACCGCAGGGCTCTATACGCACGAGGAGATGGAGGCGGTCGCCGACGCCTTCCTCTCGGTGCTGGGCGGCGAGGTGATCGCCAAGGCACTGTCACCGATCAAGAACCGGTGGAACGGCCAGTGGAGGCGGGCCGTGCTGTCGAAGGACAAGAAACGGAAGGAAGAGCTCGAGGCATTCCGCGCCGACGTGCTCGGGTACCGCAACGCCTGGCAGTTCCTCAGCCAGATCGTCGACTACCAGGACCCGGAGCTGCACCGGCGCGCCATCCTCGCGACCCTTTTGGGCCGGAACCTGCACGCCGACGGCGACGATCGTGACGACAGCTTCCTCGAGGGCGTACAGCTCTCGGGCGTGAAGCTCGTCCCGTCCGCCATCGAGGAGGACCACTCGCTAAGCGAGGGCAGCTCCGAAGCGATCAGGCTGCCGGTCTTCGACGGCGAGCACGGCGGCAGCGCCGCTCCGAAGCGTGGGCCGCTCGACGAGGCCATCGACAAGGTCAACGAGATGTTCAGGGCCAAGGGCGTGGACGTGAGCCCCGAGAGCGTCTCAGGCTTCATCACGACCTTTTGGGGGTTCCTCGACGACAACGAGGAGGCCGTGGCGATGGCGAAGAACAACACCGTCGCCCAGCTCAAGGCGTCCGAGGGCTTCAGCGGTGCAGTGGGCCTCGCGGTCCTGAAGACGGTGAACGAGTCGAAGGAGATCCAGTCCTACATGACCGACCCCGGCTTCATCGATCAGATCGCCGACATCGCAGCGGACGCGCTCCATGCCCAGCACCGATCCGACGCAGATGCGGGCACCGATATGGAAGGTGCGTGA
- a CDS encoding recombinase family protein, giving the protein MALVGLVRVSTANQETQRQHDALDPICVRVFEEKVSGKLAVDDRPGLKTAIDFMRDGDMLAVQEVDRLGRNLLEGLVVLNDLFQRGCTVKVLDGIAAGEHTERSFLLDMALALAEDRRRDISRKTKNGLDAARRRGRVGGRPRVIDDDKRAIILARRERGESIRVIARVLGVSVGTVHRVLAEETAGANA; this is encoded by the coding sequence ATGGCCCTGGTGGGACTCGTACGGGTGAGCACCGCGAATCAGGAGACGCAGAGGCAGCACGATGCCCTCGATCCGATCTGCGTGCGCGTCTTCGAGGAGAAGGTCAGCGGCAAGCTGGCGGTCGACGACCGACCAGGGCTCAAGACGGCGATCGACTTCATGCGCGACGGGGACATGCTCGCCGTACAGGAGGTCGACCGGCTCGGCCGCAATCTCCTGGAAGGACTGGTAGTGCTCAACGACCTCTTCCAGCGCGGATGCACGGTCAAGGTTCTCGACGGAATCGCCGCCGGCGAGCACACTGAGCGCAGCTTCCTCCTCGACATGGCGCTCGCGCTGGCCGAGGACCGTCGCCGGGACATCTCGCGCAAGACGAAGAACGGCCTCGACGCGGCCCGCCGGCGCGGCAGGGTCGGCGGGCGGCCGCGCGTCATCGACGACGACAAGCGCGCGATCATCCTCGCCCGCCGTGAGAGGGGAGAGTCGATCCGCGTGATCGCACGCGTCCTCGGCGTATCGGTCGGAACGGTGCACCGGGTGCTGGCCGAAGAGACGGCCGGAGCGAACGCATGA
- a CDS encoding DUF4062 domain-containing protein produces the protein MDKRYQVFISSTFVDLIDERREVMQALLEMDCMPAGMELFPAGNDDQWTLIKGVIEQSDYYLVVLGGRYGSVTAEGVSYTEKEYDYAIELGIPVMGFVPADMDGIPVGKTDKSDGAAQKLDEFRAKVQNRMTKEWKNAEDLGSKVTRGLLHLIKNNPRPGWVRGDQAMTSETKVQIAEFEAKIAKLEKQEIETGKSAASEIDSSFAHGQEEVEVALVHKGYSNRGYGRVEELGDLKYTWDEIMEVLGPFMIDEAPEPSLRRTFNSHMLSEIQADPEGWTDAMSNESAEISDKSWGSIIVQLRALRLITTGTKKRTVSDKAVYWKLTQAGDDYLVALRAVPSSAPAHG, from the coding sequence ATGGACAAGCGGTATCAGGTATTCATCAGTTCGACCTTCGTCGACCTCATCGACGAACGTCGAGAGGTGATGCAGGCACTGCTTGAGATGGACTGCATGCCTGCGGGGATGGAGCTGTTTCCCGCAGGGAACGATGATCAGTGGACGTTGATCAAGGGCGTTATCGAGCAGAGCGATTATTACCTTGTGGTCCTCGGTGGTCGCTACGGCTCGGTCACGGCAGAGGGTGTCAGCTACACCGAGAAGGAGTACGACTACGCAATCGAGCTCGGGATACCTGTGATGGGCTTCGTGCCTGCCGACATGGACGGGATTCCCGTCGGCAAGACCGACAAGAGCGACGGGGCGGCGCAGAAGCTCGATGAGTTCCGCGCCAAGGTCCAGAATCGCATGACCAAGGAGTGGAAGAACGCTGAGGACCTCGGGTCGAAGGTGACTCGCGGCCTGTTGCACCTGATCAAGAACAATCCGCGGCCCGGCTGGGTGCGAGGCGATCAGGCGATGACCTCGGAGACGAAGGTTCAGATCGCAGAGTTCGAAGCGAAGATCGCCAAGCTAGAGAAGCAGGAGATCGAGACTGGCAAAAGCGCAGCGTCGGAGATCGACAGCAGCTTTGCCCACGGCCAGGAAGAGGTCGAGGTTGCCCTGGTCCACAAGGGCTACAGCAACCGGGGTTACGGACGAGTCGAAGAGCTCGGTGATCTCAAGTACACGTGGGACGAGATCATGGAGGTTCTTGGGCCGTTCATGATCGACGAGGCACCTGAACCCTCCCTGCGGCGCACCTTCAATAGTCACATGCTCAGCGAGATCCAGGCTGACCCTGAAGGATGGACAGACGCCATGTCTAACGAGTCTGCGGAGATCTCGGACAAGTCATGGGGTTCAATCATCGTCCAGCTACGGGCACTGCGCCTCATCACGACCGGCACGAAGAAGCGGACGGTGAGTGACAAGGCGGTGTATTGGAAGCTGACGCAGGCGGGTGACGATTACCTGGTCGCGCTCCGGGCCGTGCCGAGCAGTGCTCCCGCTCACGGCTGA
- a CDS encoding type IV secretory system conjugative DNA transfer family protein, whose translation MLRSKNKIPQTVESKDGFQKQQTPYGGCIDGVPVETAPHLLVSGPTGRGKSLRALVPGAILWRGPRVIISSKTDFCREVVKRDVHKRGPLFIMDLSGELDADLPWLEGVDYTRVTSDPTALIESDDDALEMASMLMQVGSIGAGGANGGGGSNDAFWQTISAQPLAALLLAGKASGGGIEWTQRAAGRTKGKTPDDPAPSWVRAYELIKKTSRHAEDLFAKANMEAKLRDSITATMKSGLSPWLLTTVFGGGNGGRPFAPSMLEGPNEPTLAIVSPGTGVAAGAAAAVVETIIRHWRRGVERGLDRVLLSIDEFANTCPLPRISTYLSEARGLGVACVLATQSLGSQLDEAYGEARANTIREVAPAVLILQGEPGSRELVENAAWWDGEEDAWTESIDARSEKTLSAQRVQRTSPQNLLPRSLEEARLLMYGQKGVMVDLPGIWDFG comes from the coding sequence ATGCTGCGCAGCAAGAACAAGATCCCCCAGACGGTCGAGAGCAAGGACGGCTTCCAGAAGCAGCAGACGCCCTACGGTGGCTGCATTGATGGCGTTCCCGTCGAGACCGCGCCCCATCTGCTGGTGAGCGGGCCGACTGGCCGGGGGAAGTCCCTCAGGGCTCTCGTGCCCGGCGCGATCCTCTGGCGCGGTCCGCGGGTGATCATCTCGTCGAAGACCGATTTCTGCCGGGAGGTCGTCAAGCGCGACGTCCACAAGCGCGGACCGCTGTTCATCATGGACCTCTCGGGTGAGCTCGACGCCGACCTGCCGTGGCTGGAGGGCGTCGACTACACACGCGTGACCAGCGACCCGACCGCCCTCATCGAGTCCGACGATGACGCCCTCGAGATGGCGTCGATGCTCATGCAGGTCGGCTCCATCGGTGCGGGCGGCGCGAACGGCGGCGGAGGCTCGAACGACGCGTTCTGGCAGACGATCTCCGCCCAGCCCCTGGCCGCTCTTCTGCTCGCGGGAAAGGCTTCCGGCGGCGGGATCGAATGGACTCAGCGCGCCGCCGGGCGGACCAAGGGCAAGACTCCCGACGATCCCGCGCCGAGCTGGGTGCGTGCGTACGAGCTCATCAAGAAGACGTCGCGTCACGCGGAGGACCTGTTCGCCAAGGCGAACATGGAGGCGAAGCTGCGCGACTCGATCACGGCCACCATGAAGTCGGGCCTCTCGCCGTGGCTGCTCACGACCGTCTTCGGCGGCGGCAATGGCGGCAGGCCGTTCGCGCCGTCGATGCTCGAGGGGCCGAACGAACCGACGCTGGCCATCGTGTCTCCGGGCACCGGCGTCGCGGCGGGTGCCGCGGCCGCGGTCGTCGAGACGATCATCCGCCACTGGAGGCGCGGCGTGGAACGCGGTCTCGACCGCGTCCTGCTGAGCATCGACGAGTTCGCGAACACGTGCCCGCTGCCGCGCATCTCGACCTACCTGTCCGAGGCCAGGGGGCTCGGCGTCGCCTGCGTGCTCGCGACGCAGAGCCTCGGGTCCCAGCTCGACGAGGCCTACGGCGAGGCGCGCGCGAACACGATCCGCGAGGTGGCTCCGGCGGTCCTCATCCTGCAGGGCGAGCCGGGCTCGAGGGAGCTCGTCGAGAACGCTGCGTGGTGGGACGGAGAGGAGGACGCGTGGACGGAGTCGATCGACGCCCGGAGCGAGAAGACGCTCTCGGCCCAGCGCGTCCAGCGCACCAGCCCGCAGAACCTCCTGCCGAGGAGCCTCGAGGAGGCGCGCCTGCTCATGTATGGGCAGAAGGGCGTGATGGTCGACCTGCCGGGGATCTGGGACTTCGGCTGA
- a CDS encoding Pycsar system effector family protein encodes MLALVNEWIRHSDAKAGVTLAFTGVLGTMTFNLARDFESRSPIFDALVVVACALLVLTGGLCGWTLTPRVNDKDADRDAINRLFFASISRNFKGKREEYADVLHTLTADPLQLTRDLADQIHANARIATTKAKFAKWAMRSAFAAGATVAALAIVIGSTNT; translated from the coding sequence GTGCTCGCCCTGGTCAACGAGTGGATACGTCACTCTGACGCCAAGGCAGGCGTTACTCTCGCGTTCACGGGCGTGCTGGGCACCATGACGTTCAACCTCGCGAGAGACTTCGAGTCTCGATCGCCGATATTCGACGCCTTGGTTGTCGTCGCGTGCGCGCTGCTGGTGCTGACGGGAGGGCTCTGCGGATGGACGCTGACGCCCCGAGTCAACGACAAGGACGCGGACCGCGATGCGATCAACCGTCTGTTCTTCGCGAGCATCTCGCGGAACTTCAAAGGCAAGCGCGAAGAGTACGCGGACGTGCTCCACACACTCACCGCCGATCCGCTTCAGCTGACGAGGGACCTCGCGGACCAGATCCATGCCAACGCCAGGATCGCGACCACCAAGGCGAAGTTCGCGAAATGGGCCATGCGCTCGGCTTTCGCGGCGGGCGCGACGGTCGCTGCACTCGCGATCGTCATCGGAAGCACGAACACATAG